In a genomic window of Methylovirgula sp. 4M-Z18:
- a CDS encoding C45 family autoproteolytic acyltransferase/hydolase, with amino-acid sequence MLKTFVAAIEDQPGAEWLSRFQAGRHEAAHWYTGGHAALITPKECRDALRAHMPELLPRYDHACDLVGDDDLAHCIISHYRPAPMRHGCSQAVWLGREGPALIRNFDYPLPVISDRIEMTRWFGNAVICKAQRPWGGCLDGMNAHGLVGSITMGGNLTRGLGFSVLLMLRYVLETCRNVEEATKALIRIPIAQAQNVTLLDRSGLYCTLFLGPRRDPAITLDRVCTNHQEGPGRGSSALRKDRLLHALAAPAQTLDGFCQVFLQPPLHARKSSFTTAYTAVYRPGEGRVDFIWPEKRWSQSFAAFTPGEYRHDYGELAK; translated from the coding sequence ATGTTGAAAACCTTTGTCGCCGCCATCGAGGATCAGCCTGGGGCTGAATGGCTTTCCCGCTTTCAGGCGGGACGGCACGAAGCTGCGCATTGGTATACGGGCGGCCACGCGGCGCTGATCACGCCAAAAGAATGCCGCGATGCCTTGCGCGCCCATATGCCGGAACTTCTGCCGCGCTACGATCATGCCTGCGATCTCGTTGGCGATGACGATCTCGCCCATTGCATCATCAGCCATTACCGGCCGGCGCCGATGCGGCACGGCTGCAGCCAGGCGGTGTGGCTCGGGCGCGAGGGGCCGGCGCTGATCCGCAATTTCGATTATCCGCTGCCGGTGATTTCCGACCGGATCGAGATGACGCGCTGGTTCGGCAACGCGGTGATCTGCAAGGCGCAGCGGCCATGGGGCGGCTGTCTCGACGGTATGAACGCGCATGGGCTCGTCGGCAGCATCACCATGGGCGGCAACCTCACCCGCGGCCTCGGCTTTTCGGTTCTGCTCATGCTGCGCTACGTGCTGGAGACGTGCCGCAATGTGGAGGAGGCGACGAAAGCCCTAATCCGCATTCCCATCGCCCAGGCGCAGAACGTGACCTTGCTCGATCGCTCGGGCCTCTATTGCACCCTGTTCCTCGGCCCGCGCCGCGACCCCGCGATCACGCTCGACCGCGTCTGCACGAACCATCAGGAGGGGCCGGGGCGCGGCTCGTCCGCGCTGCGCAAGGATCGTTTGCTGCACGCCCTGGCCGCCCCGGCGCAAACGCTCGACGGTTTCTGCCAGGTGTTTTTGCAGCCGCCGCTCCACGCGCGCAAATCAAGCTTCACCACCGCCTACACGGCGGTCTATCGCCCTGGCGAAGGCCGGGTCGATTTCATCTGGCCGGAAAAGCGCTGGAGCCAGAGTTTCGCCGCGTTCACGCCGGGTGAATACCGGCACGATTACGGCGAGCTCGCAAAATAA
- a CDS encoding DUF1476 domain-containing protein produces MTTFDQREKAFEDKFVHDDHMLFMAKARSLRALGLWAAKKLGKDPEEAVTYAEALVQLDIDKPGQNAVFSRIRQDFDAARLTDTDASIHKQMEDLLAQSVENLRKNG; encoded by the coding sequence ATGACCACGTTCGATCAGCGTGAAAAAGCCTTCGAAGACAAGTTCGTTCACGATGACCATATGCTTTTCATGGCCAAGGCGCGCAGTCTGAGAGCCTTGGGTCTTTGGGCCGCCAAGAAGCTCGGCAAGGACCCCGAAGAGGCGGTGACCTATGCCGAGGCTCTCGTGCAGCTCGACATCGATAAGCCTGGCCAGAATGCGGTTTTTTCGCGGATCCGGCAGGATTTCGACGCGGCAAGATTGACCGACACGGACGCATCGATCCATAAGCAAATGGAAGATCTCCTGGCGCAAAGCGTTGAAAACTTGCGCAAAAACGGATGA
- a CDS encoding lytic transglycosylase domain-containing protein, producing the protein MKFRLVLAGLLAIGTGDLAAAATKEVKAKHLRHTAKAKPAVKKGKPEQQPAPGEATGEAANTDARQATTSDTQAPAPAGSGRHDGERLTEPVQDTSAAPADGAQQAAADQPDEQAAPAPAVKAKQHRLDRHHRIANDGQDTSVATEASAADLDNADLKKVVHETDANLDAVIARYAARYEVPESLVRRVVRRESQFHPNLRHGPYWGLMQIRPDTARGMGYRGNPTGLLNASTNLNYAVPYLANAWRLSNGSEARAVQLYAGGYYYVAKRRGMLDQMIKSASAPSE; encoded by the coding sequence ATGAAATTCCGGCTCGTTCTTGCCGGGCTTCTGGCGATCGGTACCGGCGATTTGGCTGCCGCCGCCACCAAGGAAGTCAAGGCGAAACATCTGCGTCATACCGCCAAGGCGAAACCGGCGGTCAAGAAGGGAAAACCGGAACAGCAACCCGCGCCGGGCGAGGCAACCGGCGAGGCCGCAAATACCGACGCCCGCCAGGCGACGACCAGCGACACGCAGGCCCCGGCTCCGGCCGGCTCCGGCCGGCATGACGGGGAACGCTTGACAGAGCCCGTTCAAGACACATCCGCCGCACCGGCCGATGGCGCGCAGCAGGCGGCTGCGGATCAGCCCGACGAGCAAGCCGCCCCCGCCCCGGCCGTCAAAGCCAAGCAGCATCGCCTTGACCGACATCATCGCATCGCCAACGATGGGCAAGACACGAGCGTCGCGACCGAGGCATCCGCTGCCGATCTGGACAACGCGGATCTCAAGAAAGTCGTGCATGAGACCGACGCCAATCTCGATGCCGTGATCGCGCGCTATGCCGCCCGCTACGAAGTGCCGGAGAGCCTGGTGCGCCGGGTGGTGCGGCGCGAAAGCCAGTTTCACCCGAATTTGCGTCATGGGCCCTATTGGGGCCTGATGCAGATCCGCCCCGATACGGCGCGCGGCATGGGCTATCGCGGCAACCCGACTGGCCTGCTCAATGCGTCGACCAATCTGAACTACGCCGTGCCCTATCTCGCCAATGCGTGGCGGCTATCCAACGGCAGCGAAGCCCGCGCCGTCCAGCTTTATGCCGGCGGCTATTATTACGTCGCCAAGCGCCGCGGCATGCTCGATCAGATGATCAAGAGTGCGTCGGCGCCGAGCGAGTGA
- the purC gene encoding phosphoribosylaminoimidazolesuccinocarboxamide synthase gives MDFLKPRYSTMTRRRRIYEGKAKVLYEGPEPGTLIQHFKDDATAFNAKKHEVIDGKGVLNNRISEFIFNQLNSIGVPTHFIRRINMREQLIREVEIIPLEVVVRNVAAGSLATRLGIEEGSQLPRSIIEFYYKNDALNDPMVSEEHITAFGWASPQEIDDIMALAIRVNDFLSGLFLGVGIRLVDFKMECGRLFEGDMMRIIVADEISPDSCRLWDIKSNDKLDKDRFRRDMGGLVEAYAEVARRLGIMQEGEPPRGTGPKLVQ, from the coding sequence ATGGACTTCCTCAAACCACGGTATTCGACAATGACCCGCCGCCGCCGCATCTATGAAGGCAAGGCCAAAGTCCTCTATGAGGGCCCCGAACCAGGCACCCTCATCCAGCACTTCAAGGACGACGCCACCGCGTTCAACGCCAAGAAGCATGAAGTCATTGACGGCAAAGGAGTTTTGAACAACCGCATCTCGGAATTCATCTTCAACCAGTTGAATTCCATCGGCGTACCGACCCATTTCATCCGCAGGATCAACATGCGCGAGCAATTGATTCGCGAGGTCGAGATCATCCCGCTCGAAGTGGTGGTACGTAACGTCGCAGCCGGGTCGCTCGCCACCCGCCTCGGCATCGAGGAAGGCTCGCAACTGCCCCGCTCGATCATCGAATTCTATTACAAGAACGATGCGCTCAACGACCCGATGGTGTCGGAAGAGCATATCACCGCCTTCGGCTGGGCCAGCCCGCAGGAGATCGACGACATCATGGCGCTCGCCATCCGCGTCAACGACTTCCTCTCCGGCCTGTTCCTCGGCGTCGGCATCCGTCTCGTCGATTTCAAGATGGAATGCGGCCGCCTATTCGAGGGCGACATGATGCGCATCATCGTGGCGGACGAGATCTCGCCCGATTCCTGCCGGCTGTGGGACATCAAGTCGAACGACAAGCTCGACAAGGACCGCTTCCGCCGCGACATGGGCGGATTGGTGGAGGCCTACGCCGAAGTCGCCCGCCGCCTCGGCATCATGCAAGAAGGCGAGCCGCCGCGCGGAACGGGGCCGAAACTGGTGCAGTGA
- a CDS encoding mechanosensitive ion channel family protein — translation MLDDPTGAGFAHFVQGLEAFFRTLWTIIMAAPRSPADIAQTFAKMWSAQANSAELFGLLALCTILMIAPGLWVRWRPIGGKAQPQTLGYMLLNAGIDLGGAALIATLAAAVLFREEGAFEHFCIAVLWLVVRLRAAIFGLEIFLLPAYPGAALNIGDARRVLRPAALAFALILTFVTIVPVLLDNDLPLDPARGLAFLDSGIASGLGIWALANLTAHVGAGRRWLLAGGILAGIAYWLLWTFSLVELDFSTYDAVSDTIALIWICLVLHRLGVFAARAIPPDRLAAEPNQGAIARMDTPVSQIVLNAVQHCLFAVYVAIGITLIDRLWLVDVMHLTTAEQWPSARRAIVMALVIALAGYFLFVFLRMWSRITFGPERVVAIPGLNDTDNEIATGSRLATLLPLMSRILLTLFFGLAVLAGLSDYGVNIGPILAGAGIFGLAISFGSQALVRDIVSGLFYIFDDAFRVGEYIDTGKQKGTVERISLRSMRLRHQNGQVHTVPYGQLSTVTNFSRDWTTIKFNLRLARDSDIEKVRKAAKRVGLLLQEDPELGREFLGPLKLQGVADVLENALLVRFKFTCLPLRASYCQREAIKRLYDAFTAQGIRFAVNELVVKAEALSSAQSWAEAGVRSVSDEGGSIG, via the coding sequence GTGCTTGACGACCCGACCGGCGCCGGTTTCGCGCATTTCGTGCAAGGCCTGGAAGCCTTCTTCCGCACGCTCTGGACGATCATCATGGCGGCGCCCCGCAGCCCCGCAGATATCGCCCAGACTTTCGCGAAAATGTGGTCCGCGCAGGCGAATAGCGCTGAACTCTTCGGCCTGCTGGCCTTATGCACGATCTTGATGATTGCGCCCGGCCTTTGGGTGCGGTGGCGGCCGATCGGCGGAAAGGCGCAACCGCAAACGCTCGGCTACATGCTGTTGAACGCCGGCATCGATCTTGGCGGCGCGGCGCTGATCGCGACGCTCGCCGCCGCCGTCCTCTTTCGCGAGGAGGGGGCCTTCGAGCATTTCTGCATTGCCGTCCTGTGGCTCGTCGTCCGTTTGCGTGCCGCCATCTTCGGTCTCGAAATATTCCTGCTGCCCGCGTATCCGGGCGCGGCGCTGAACATCGGCGATGCGCGCCGCGTGCTGCGTCCTGCGGCTCTGGCCTTCGCCCTCATCCTGACCTTTGTAACGATCGTGCCGGTGCTGCTCGACAATGACTTGCCGCTCGACCCGGCGCGCGGCCTCGCCTTTCTCGATTCCGGCATCGCCTCCGGCCTCGGGATATGGGCGCTCGCCAATCTGACCGCCCATGTCGGGGCTGGCCGCCGGTGGCTTCTGGCCGGCGGCATCTTGGCGGGCATCGCCTATTGGCTGTTGTGGACCTTCTCACTCGTCGAGCTCGATTTTTCCACCTATGACGCCGTGAGCGACACGATCGCGCTGATCTGGATCTGCCTCGTGCTGCACCGCTTGGGCGTATTCGCCGCGCGGGCCATTCCGCCGGATCGGCTTGCGGCGGAGCCCAATCAAGGCGCCATCGCACGGATGGACACGCCGGTTTCGCAGATCGTGCTGAATGCCGTGCAGCATTGTCTGTTTGCGGTCTATGTGGCGATCGGCATTACGCTCATCGATCGTCTGTGGCTCGTCGATGTGATGCATCTGACGACGGCCGAACAATGGCCGAGCGCACGCCGCGCGATCGTGATGGCACTCGTCATTGCGCTCGCGGGATATTTTTTGTTCGTCTTCTTGCGCATGTGGTCGCGCATCACATTTGGACCCGAACGAGTCGTTGCCATCCCCGGCCTCAATGACACCGACAACGAAATCGCCACCGGCTCGCGCCTCGCAACGCTTTTGCCGCTGATGTCGCGTATCCTGCTGACGCTTTTCTTCGGCCTCGCGGTGCTGGCCGGCCTCTCCGACTACGGCGTCAATATCGGCCCTATTCTGGCGGGCGCCGGCATCTTCGGCCTTGCGATCAGTTTCGGCTCGCAGGCCTTGGTGCGCGATATCGTTTCGGGCCTCTTCTACATTTTCGACGATGCGTTCCGTGTCGGCGAATATATCGATACCGGCAAACAGAAGGGAACCGTCGAGCGGATCTCGCTGCGCTCCATGCGCTTGCGGCATCAGAACGGCCAGGTGCATACGGTGCCCTATGGCCAATTGAGCACGGTCACCAATTTCAGCCGCGACTGGACCACGATCAAATTCAACCTGCGCCTCGCCCGCGACAGCGATATCGAAAAAGTGCGCAAGGCGGCCAAGCGCGTCGGCCTGCTCCTGCAGGAAGATCCCGAGCTTGGCCGCGAGTTTCTCGGGCCGCTGAAATTGCAGGGCGTCGCCGACGTCTTGGAAAATGCGCTGCTGGTGCGGTTCAAATTCACCTGCCTGCCGCTGCGGGCTTCCTATTGCCAGCGCGAGGCGATCAAACGCCTCTATGATGCCTTCACGGCGCAGGGCATCCGCTTTGCGGTGAACGAATTGGTGGTGAAGGCGGAAGCGCTGTCGTCCGCCCAATCATGGGCGGAGGCTGGCGTGCGCAGCGTGTCCGACGAGGGTGGCTCGATCGGATAA